From Medicago truncatula cultivar Jemalong A17 chromosome 7, MtrunA17r5.0-ANR, whole genome shotgun sequence, a single genomic window includes:
- the LOC120577051 gene encoding glutathione S-transferase T3-like, giving the protein MRYPSQTPPFNGYMPMENENFPSVGATQYPEFSTQITPGGMAVANEVTPEDSTPKSKRSKEPAWNTQQNLVLISAWIKYGTSSVVGRNQRGETYWGKIAEYCSFDSPRDLVACRNRFNYMSKIINKWIGAYESAKRLQGSSWSEDDVLTKAQELFACGKNIQFTLNEEWHALRDQPRYGSQMGGNVGSRSSGSKRSHEDSVGSSARPMGREAAKKKGKKKSKDAAGLEEVEKEWVQFKEIKEQEIEHLKEYTKVQQEKMKMYLKLSSEEHLDDRKKELLENLERELF; this is encoded by the coding sequence ATGAGAtatccatctcaaacacccccgtttaatggttatatgccaATGGAGAATGAAAATTTTCCTAGTGTTGGTGCAACTCAATATCCtgaattttcaacacaaataactcCTGGTGGCATGGCAGTTGCTAATGAAGTCACTCCAGAAGATTCAACTCCTAAGAGCAAGAGAAGTAAGGAACCAGCATGGAACACTCAACAAAATTTGGTTCTAATTAGTGCATGGATTAAATATGGAACAAGCAGTGTTGTCGGGAGAAACCAGAGAGGAGAAACATATTGGGGTAAAATTGCTGAGTATTGCTCATTCGATTCTCCCCGCGATCTAGTTGCATGCCGAAaccgttttaattatatgagcaaaataataaataaatggattggTGCTTATGAAAGCGCTAAGCGTTTGCAAGGAAGCAGTTGGtcggaagatgatgttttgACAAAAGCGCAGGAATTATTTGCATGTGGGAAGAATattcaatttactttaaatGAAGAATGGCACGCTCTCCGTGATCAACCACGTTATGGTAGTCAGATGGGAGGAAATGTTGGGTCAAGAAGTAGTGGATCTAAGAGATCTCACGAGGACTCTGTAGGATCTAGTGCTCGTCCAATGGGTAGGGAGGcagctaaaaaaaaaggtaaaaagaaaagtaaggACGCTGCTGGCTTGGAGGAGGTGGAAAAGGAGTGGGTTCAATTCAAAGAAATCAAGGAGCAAGAGATTGAACATTTGAAAGAGTACACCAAGGTGCAAcaggagaaaatgaaaatgtatctaAAGTTAAGTTCTGAAGAGCATCTTGATGACCGGAAAAAAGAGCTGTTGGAAAACTTGGAGCGTGAGctgttttga